A genomic region of Phragmites australis chromosome 2, lpPhrAust1.1, whole genome shotgun sequence contains the following coding sequences:
- the LOC133909573 gene encoding probable glycerol-3-phosphate dehydrogenase [NAD(+)] 1, cytosolic, with amino-acid sequence MVGSVHINGSVHGANGTEERLDELRRLLGKSDGDLLKIVSIGAGAWGSVFAALLQDAYGHFREKVQIRIWRRPGRTVDRSTAEHLFEVINSREDVLRRLIRRCAYLKYVEARLGDRTLYADEILKDGFCLNMIETPLCPLKVVTNLQEAVWDADIVVNGLPSTEAREVFEEISKYWMERISVPVIISLAKGIEASLDPIPRIITPTQMISSATGVPTENILYLGGPNIASEIYNKEYANARICGSNRWRKPLAKFLRQPHFIVWDNSDLVTHEVMGGLKNVYAIGAGMVAALTNESATSKSVYFAHCTSEMIFITHLLTEQPEKLAGPLLADTYVTLLKGRNAWYGQMLAKGELSPDMGDSIKGKGMIQGISAVGAFFELLSQPSLSVQHPEENKQVAPAELCPILKRLYRILIKRELPVRDILQALRDETMNDPRERIEMAQSHAFYRPSLLGKP; translated from the exons ATGGTTGGGAGCGTGCACATTAATGGATCGGTGCACGGTGCCAATGGCACGGAGGAGCGGCTGGACGAGCTGCGCCGGCTGCTCGGCAAGTCCGACGGTGACTTGCTCAAGATCGTCAGCATTGGTGCCGGCGCGTGGGGCAGTGTCTTTGCTGCTCTCCTGCAGGACGCCTATGGCCatttccgggagaaggtgcaaATAAGGATTTGGCGCCGTCCAGGACGCACGGTGGACCGGTCCACTGCAGAGCATCTGTTCGAAGTGATCAACTCGAGGGAGGACGTGCTGAGGCGCCTGATCCGCCGGTGTGCCTACCTGAAGTATGTCGAGGCACGGCTTGGAGACCGGACATTATATGCAGATGAGATATTGAAGGATGGGTTCTGTTTGAACATGATCGAAACACCACTATGCCCTTTGAAGGTCGTCACCAACCTTCAGGAAGCTGTCTGGGACGCTGACATTGTGGTGAATGGGTTGCCATCCACCGAGGCAAGGGAGGTTTTCGAGGAGATAAGCAAGTACTGGATGGAGAGGATCAGTGTTCCGGTTATAATTTCCCTTGCAAAGGGGATAGAAGCCTCATTGGATCCGATTCCTCGTATCATTACGCCTACGCAAATGATTAGTTCTGCAA CTGGAGTTCCAACTGAGAATATACTCTATCTTGGTGGACCAAACATCGCCTCAGAAATTTATAACAAAGAATATGCAAACGCTCGAATCTGTGGATCCAACAGATGGAGGAAACCTCTTGCTAAGTTTTTGAGGCAGCCACATTTCATTGTCTGGGACAACAGTGATCTTGTCACCCATGAGGTGATGGGCGGCCTAAAGAATGTCTATGCTATTGGCGCCG GAATGGTGGCAGCTTTGACAAATGAGAGTGCAACGAGCAAATCTGTATATTTTGCTCATTGCACGTCGGAGATGATATTCATTACTCATTTACTGACAGAACAACCTGAGAAACTTGCTGGTCCTCTGCTGGCTGACACTTATGTAACTCTCCTAAAAGGCCGTAATGCATGGTACGGGCAAATGCTTGCCAAGGGAGAACTCAGTCCTGACATGGGTGATAGTATCAAGGGAAAGGGGATGATTCAG GGTATCTCTGCCGTTGGTGCATTTTTTGAGCTACTTAGTCAACCCAGCTTAAGTGTGCAGCACcctgaagaaaacaaacaagttGCTCCTGCTGAACTTTGCCCGATTCTGAAGAGGCTTTATAGAATACTGATAAAAAG GGAGCTCCCAGTAAGAGACATTCTCCAAGCCTTGAGAGATGAAACTATGAACGATCCTCGCGAAAGGATTGAGATGGCACAAAGCCATGCTTTCTACCGCCCGTCTCTCCTTGGAAAACCATGA